In Desulfopila inferna, a single window of DNA contains:
- the argH gene encoding argininosuccinate lyase, translated as MSKEKPAGSEKLWGGRFAEATAHSVEAFTSSIQYDSRLYSYDIAGSKAHAAMLKRQGVLTQDELDAVIDGLSAIEKEIDGGSFVFKSELEDVHMNIEKALVDKIGPAGAKLHSARSRNDQIALDLRLYLRDQCDRFAVLLTDAQKTCVSLARHYLGDIMPGYTHLQRAQPVLISHHMLAYYEMFGRDRQRILDCRKRINLSPLGCAALAGTGLPIDRESVAEELGFDGVTANSMDSSGDRDFAIEFVSCCALIQTHLSRISEELVLWSSQEFSFVDISDKFCTGSSIMPQKKNPDIPELIRGKSGRVIGSLMTLFTLLKGLPLTYNRDLQEDKEPVFDAVDTVSASLSIMAELLGNLRFNTDRMKKATQTGFITATDLADYLVMKNVPFREAHGIVGRSVAFCIEKGCELEDLQLDDLQKFSPAIGEDVYAVLSVDGSVNSRLSTGGTARKRVEEAIEKAEKQLGMV; from the coding sequence ATGAGCAAAGAAAAACCAGCAGGATCCGAGAAATTATGGGGCGGCCGCTTTGCCGAGGCAACGGCCCACTCCGTAGAGGCCTTTACTTCTTCGATTCAGTACGATTCACGGCTCTATTCCTATGATATTGCCGGCAGCAAGGCCCATGCCGCCATGCTGAAAAGACAGGGCGTGCTGACTCAGGATGAACTCGATGCCGTTATCGATGGCCTCAGCGCCATTGAAAAAGAGATCGACGGCGGCAGCTTCGTCTTTAAGAGCGAGCTGGAAGATGTTCACATGAATATCGAGAAGGCCCTGGTGGATAAAATCGGACCCGCCGGCGCCAAGCTGCACAGCGCCCGAAGCCGGAACGACCAGATCGCCCTGGACCTGAGGCTCTACCTGCGCGATCAATGCGACCGCTTTGCCGTCCTGCTCACCGATGCCCAAAAAACCTGCGTCTCCCTGGCACGCCACTATCTCGGTGATATTATGCCCGGCTATACCCATTTGCAGCGCGCCCAGCCGGTACTGATCTCTCATCATATGCTGGCCTATTATGAAATGTTCGGCCGCGATCGGCAGCGTATTCTCGATTGCAGAAAGCGCATCAACCTCTCTCCCCTGGGCTGTGCCGCGCTTGCCGGAACAGGGCTGCCCATAGACAGGGAAAGCGTTGCCGAAGAGCTGGGATTCGACGGGGTGACGGCCAACTCCATGGACAGTTCGGGAGATCGGGATTTCGCCATCGAGTTTGTCAGCTGCTGTGCCCTGATCCAGACCCATCTGTCGCGTATTTCCGAGGAGCTGGTGCTCTGGTCCAGCCAGGAGTTTTCCTTTGTCGATATCTCCGATAAATTCTGTACCGGCTCATCGATTATGCCGCAGAAGAAAAATCCGGATATTCCGGAGCTGATTCGCGGCAAAAGCGGCAGGGTTATCGGCAGTCTGATGACGCTCTTCACTCTGCTCAAAGGTCTGCCCCTCACCTATAATCGTGACCTTCAGGAAGACAAGGAACCGGTCTTCGATGCGGTGGACACCGTTTCCGCCTCGCTTTCCATAATGGCTGAGCTGCTCGGCAATCTTCGCTTTAATACCGATAGAATGAAGAAGGCGACTCAGACCGGTTTTATAACGGCAACTGATCTCGCCGATTATCTGGTCATGAAGAATGTGCCGTTCCGTGAAGCTCACGGGATTGTGGGCCGGTCAGTGGCATTTTGCATCGAAAAGGGCTGTGAGCTTGAAGATCTTCAGCTCGATGATTTACAGAAATTTTCACCGGCAATTGGTGAAGATGTCTATGCGGTTCTTTCCGTGGACGGTTCGGTCAACAGCAGGTTATCCACGGGTGGAACAGCTCGGAAGAGGGTAGAGGAAGCTATAGAGAAAGCTGAAAAACAACTAGGAATGGTATAA
- a CDS encoding fibronectin type III domain-containing protein encodes MNLRKSGIAGSLLLVAALSLSGGCGYKTPPVPPQTVVPKAIEDLRYSLEDEGARLTWTYPQEKVNGDNIEDILSFQLYRAEIPLDDFCSTCPIPFGEPIAVEGGAPGVEQRNTAEFSSGLLRSGNKYFFKVTSRTNWLAESEPSNIVSFIFHTPAAAPQDLRAAMAGNNVRLSWSPVKTLTDGESADLPLRYQVQKSTDGQQYSDIGALQESTTYVDSEVERGNTYSYRVKSAMMLEETPVEGSLSSAVSINVTDTVPPPQVSGVTVVASATNIRIFWDSVSVDDLAGYRIYRRLADDKESSRIGEVGPTQTIYTDNEMSGGDRAYYSIVAFDQDGNVGKKSEEVTTRH; translated from the coding sequence ATGAATTTAAGGAAATCAGGTATTGCCGGATCACTTCTGCTGGTTGCTGCTCTTTCATTAAGCGGAGGCTGCGGATATAAAACACCCCCGGTTCCGCCCCAGACCGTGGTGCCGAAGGCTATCGAGGATTTGCGCTACAGCCTGGAAGATGAAGGTGCCCGACTGACCTGGACCTATCCCCAGGAAAAAGTAAATGGCGATAACATCGAAGATATCCTTTCCTTTCAGTTGTACCGAGCAGAGATACCGCTCGATGATTTCTGCAGTACCTGCCCCATCCCCTTCGGCGAGCCTATTGCTGTCGAAGGTGGCGCTCCGGGAGTAGAACAGCGCAACACCGCCGAGTTCTCTTCGGGATTACTGCGTTCCGGCAATAAGTATTTTTTCAAAGTAACTTCAAGAACCAACTGGCTTGCCGAAAGCGAACCTTCCAATATCGTCTCCTTCATCTTTCACACTCCGGCGGCCGCGCCGCAGGACCTGCGCGCCGCTATGGCCGGAAACAACGTGCGCTTAAGCTGGTCACCGGTGAAGACCCTGACTGACGGTGAATCCGCGGATCTGCCGCTCAGGTATCAGGTGCAGAAGAGCACAGATGGACAACAGTACAGCGACATAGGCGCTCTGCAGGAATCGACTACCTATGTCGACAGCGAGGTGGAAAGAGGCAATACCTATTCCTACAGGGTTAAGAGCGCCATGATGCTCGAGGAAACTCCGGTCGAAGGTTCGCTCAGCTCTGCTGTTTCCATAAACGTTACCGATACGGTTCCGCCGCCACAGGTCAGCGGAGTAACCGTAGTTGCCTCCGCCACTAATATCAGGATATTCTGGGACAGTGTCAGCGTTGACGATCTGGCGGGCTACCGGATTTACCGCCGCCTTGCCGACGACAAAGAAAGCAGCAGAATTGGAGAGGTTGGACCTACCCAGACCATCTACACCGATAATGAGATGTCCGGTGGGGACAGGGCGTATTATTCCATCGTTGCCTTTGATCAGGACGGCAATGTCGGGAAGAAATCAGAGGAAGTAACCACCAGGCATTGA
- the dapF gene encoding diaminopimelate epimerase: MENIFPIAFTKMNGTGNDFLIIDHRDGVIPVDRQAEFAGRVCRRMFSVGADGLILIEDSDKADFRWRFYNSDGSMPEMCGNGARCAARFAYRTGIAGRNMRFETLAGIIEAEICADEDVRIRMTDPFGLQDDFSLNIGGREMAASFVNTGVPHAVLFVDNDDAPVREWGPEVRFHPMFQPDGTNANFVTIRGPGEILARTYERGVEDETRACGTGAVAAAIIASIKKHVVSPVVVVTSGGDRLTIEFELRNGTRAENVYLKGPARIVYRGELTAEALL, from the coding sequence ATGGAAAACATCTTTCCCATCGCTTTTACCAAGATGAACGGTACCGGCAACGATTTCCTGATCATTGATCACCGGGATGGAGTTATTCCGGTTGATCGGCAGGCGGAATTCGCCGGCAGGGTATGCAGAAGAATGTTTTCCGTGGGAGCTGATGGGCTTATCCTGATCGAGGATTCGGACAAAGCCGATTTTCGCTGGCGCTTCTATAACTCCGATGGCTCCATGCCGGAGATGTGCGGCAATGGCGCCAGGTGTGCGGCCAGATTTGCCTACCGGACCGGCATTGCCGGCAGGAACATGCGCTTTGAAACGCTTGCCGGAATCATTGAAGCGGAGATTTGTGCAGATGAAGATGTCCGTATCCGTATGACCGATCCTTTCGGGCTGCAGGACGATTTCTCTTTAAACATCGGCGGCAGAGAGATGGCGGCATCTTTTGTCAATACCGGAGTTCCGCATGCGGTGCTCTTTGTTGACAACGATGATGCTCCCGTCAGGGAGTGGGGACCGGAAGTTCGTTTTCATCCAATGTTCCAGCCCGACGGCACCAATGCCAATTTCGTCACCATACGCGGACCGGGCGAGATTCTGGCCCGAACCTATGAACGGGGAGTTGAAGATGAAACCAGGGCCTGCGGCACGGGAGCCGTGGCTGCCGCTATCATCGCCTCGATAAAAAAGCATGTCGTATCCCCGGTTGTCGTGGTGACCTCGGGCGGAGACAGGCTGACTATAGAATTTGAATTGAGGAACGGCACCCGCGCTGAAAATGTCTATTTGAAAGGACCGGCGCGTATCGTCTACCGGGGAGAATTGACTGCCGAAGCGCTGCTCTAG
- the dapA gene encoding 4-hydroxy-tetrahydrodipicolinate synthase: MKKYSGAFTAIVTPFKNGKVDEQGFINLIEFQIAAGIHGLVPCGTTGESATLGFDEHKRVIEIAVKTVNGRVPVIAGTGANNTLEAIEFTESAKDSGADAVLSVAPYYNKPNQQGIYEHFKAVAEAVDIPMFLYNVPGRTVVNILPETVARLAEIKNIIGIKEACGSLEQISDVIRFCPDDFIVLSGDDFTSMPTVFIGGQGVISVVSNLDPAGMVEMIEAALLGHVTTACSQHYRLFPLMKLMFRNPSPAPAKKGLELMGKITDSTPRLPITPVDEETTRLLKEAMTSLGML, encoded by the coding sequence ATGAAAAAATATAGCGGGGCATTCACAGCGATTGTCACTCCTTTTAAAAATGGCAAAGTCGATGAGCAGGGTTTCATCAACCTGATAGAGTTTCAGATAGCAGCAGGAATTCACGGTCTGGTGCCCTGCGGCACCACCGGTGAATCGGCCACACTGGGCTTCGATGAGCACAAACGCGTCATCGAGATAGCGGTGAAAACAGTTAACGGCAGGGTCCCGGTCATTGCCGGAACCGGCGCCAACAATACCCTGGAGGCGATCGAATTTACCGAGAGTGCCAAAGACTCGGGCGCGGATGCAGTGCTCTCCGTGGCGCCCTACTACAACAAGCCGAACCAGCAGGGAATCTACGAGCATTTTAAAGCAGTGGCAGAAGCCGTCGATATTCCGATGTTTCTCTATAATGTTCCCGGTAGAACGGTGGTCAATATCCTGCCGGAAACAGTCGCCCGACTTGCCGAAATCAAAAACATAATCGGCATCAAGGAAGCCTGTGGGAGCCTCGAGCAGATCAGCGATGTCATTCGCTTCTGCCCTGATGATTTTATCGTACTCTCCGGAGACGACTTTACTTCTATGCCCACCGTTTTCATTGGCGGTCAGGGAGTTATATCCGTTGTTTCCAACCTTGATCCGGCAGGAATGGTGGAAATGATAGAGGCGGCACTGCTTGGACATGTAACCACGGCCTGTTCCCAACATTACCGGCTCTTTCCCCTGATGAAGCTGATGTTCAGGAATCCGAGCCCGGCTCCGGCCAAGAAGGGACTGGAACTCATGGGCAAAATTACGGACAGTACCCCGCGTCTTCCCATTACCCCGGTCGATGAGGAAACCACCAGATTGTTGAAGGAGGCCATGACCTCGCTGGGTATGCTGTAG
- the dapB gene encoding 4-hydroxy-tetrahydrodipicolinate reductase, translated as MTNVIIAGAAGKMGRKVAAMVAAHPQLVYTAAFEAEGSPEIGRDAGEAAGLGANGVIIAEGLEAVIGQGDVIIDFTFHKATMEFARLAARHNRAMVIGTTGLTGEELAELKELARNFPCVQAPNMSICVNVLFKLVKKTAAILGDDYNIEIVEAHHNKKKDAPSGTALKLGEMAAEGVNRNLSEVGVYERNGIIGERRSEEIGIQSIRAADIVGEHTVYFAGPGERLELTHRAHSRDHFAKGAATAAAWIAGRKPGIYSMFDVLDLHDL; from the coding sequence ATGACGAACGTAATTATTGCAGGTGCAGCCGGAAAAATGGGCCGGAAAGTCGCGGCCATGGTTGCGGCACATCCGCAACTTGTTTATACCGCCGCCTTTGAGGCTGAAGGCAGCCCGGAAATCGGCAGAGATGCCGGTGAGGCAGCAGGACTCGGCGCCAATGGCGTCATCATCGCCGAAGGATTGGAGGCGGTGATCGGGCAGGGCGATGTGATCATAGACTTTACCTTCCATAAAGCTACCATGGAGTTTGCCCGTCTTGCCGCCCGCCACAACAGGGCCATGGTGATCGGCACCACGGGACTGACCGGGGAAGAGCTGGCGGAGCTCAAGGAACTCGCCCGCAATTTTCCCTGTGTGCAGGCCCCTAATATGTCGATCTGCGTCAATGTTCTCTTTAAGCTGGTCAAGAAAACCGCGGCAATTCTGGGCGATGACTACAATATCGAAATCGTCGAGGCACACCATAATAAGAAAAAAGATGCGCCTAGCGGCACCGCGCTGAAGCTTGGGGAAATGGCGGCCGAGGGAGTCAATCGCAACCTCTCCGAGGTCGGCGTTTATGAACGAAACGGTATTATCGGGGAGCGCAGGTCGGAAGAGATAGGCATACAGAGCATCAGGGCAGCCGATATAGTAGGTGAGCACACTGTTTATTTTGCAGGTCCGGGTGAACGGCTCGAACTGACCCACAGAGCGCACAGCCGTGATCATTTTGCCAAAGGCGCGGCCACCGCAGCCGCCTGGATTGCCGGACGGAAGCCGGGGATATATTCCATGTTTGACGTTCTCGATCTTCATGATCTTTAA
- the folK gene encoding 2-amino-4-hydroxy-6-hydroxymethyldihydropteridine diphosphokinase, which yields MKKTAYIGLGSNLGDGLRTLQQAWREVGNAAEVSLISLSSPYLSAPVGMESSNWFTNAVGRLETSLPPEELLRLLMEVESAFGRRRDSKIEGYQDRTLDLDILYFGETVMHTEMLTLPHPCLKDRLFVLKPLAEVAPDYHDPADCLTPMEKLEQLERQMTEGHVPEQNISRSEWPRDDV from the coding sequence TTGAAAAAAACGGCGTACATTGGGCTGGGTTCCAACCTCGGAGACGGCCTCCGGACCCTGCAGCAGGCCTGGCGGGAAGTCGGCAATGCTGCAGAAGTATCCTTGATTTCACTCTCTTCCCCCTACCTCTCGGCCCCGGTGGGCATGGAGAGCAGCAATTGGTTTACCAACGCTGTCGGCAGACTGGAAACTTCACTGCCGCCGGAGGAATTGCTCCGTCTTCTTATGGAAGTGGAATCGGCTTTCGGCAGAAGAAGAGACAGCAAGATAGAAGGCTATCAGGATCGCACCCTCGATCTGGACATCCTCTATTTTGGTGAAACAGTGATGCACACCGAGATGCTGACGCTGCCTCACCCCTGTCTTAAAGACCGTCTCTTTGTACTCAAGCCTCTTGCCGAAGTGGCACCCGATTATCACGATCCCGCTGACTGTCTCACTCCCATGGAAAAACTGGAACAGCTGGAGCGACAAATGACGGAAGGACATGTACCCGAGCAGAATATCAGCAGGTCGGAATGGCCCCGGGATGATGTTTAG
- a CDS encoding YHS domain-containing protein translates to MSPVKLIVIGILLYIGYLLIKGSVGKSKKKKQNGEISSSSNVSDVLVEDPVCKKLVPRQQAITAEHEGKTIYFCSKECCNTFVTDKGAEK, encoded by the coding sequence ATGAGTCCTGTCAAGCTTATTGTAATCGGCATTCTGCTTTATATCGGGTATCTTCTGATAAAAGGAAGTGTCGGAAAATCGAAGAAGAAAAAACAAAATGGCGAGATAAGCAGCTCATCCAATGTTTCGGATGTGCTGGTCGAAGACCCCGTTTGTAAAAAACTTGTCCCCAGGCAGCAGGCAATAACCGCTGAACATGAGGGCAAGACCATATATTTTTGCAGTAAAGAATGCTGCAACACATTTGTAACAGACAAAGGAGCTGAAAAATGA
- the fsa gene encoding fructose-6-phosphate aldolase has translation MKFFIDTANIEEITKGVELGMVDGVTTNPSLIARENNSFEEILKEICKIVDGPVNAEVVSLEADGMVAEAMELVKIDDKIVIKVPMIVEGLKAVKRLAADGIKTNVTLIFSSAQALLAAKAGASYVSPFVGRLDDISQQGMDLVGDIMTVYENYGYESEVIVASVRNPLHVMDAAMMGAHIATIPLKVIEQLAKHPLTDKGMEQFLADWEKRKK, from the coding sequence ATGAAGTTTTTTATAGATACCGCAAACATTGAAGAAATTACCAAAGGTGTGGAGTTGGGCATGGTTGACGGCGTCACCACCAACCCTTCACTCATTGCCAGAGAGAATAACTCCTTCGAAGAGATTCTCAAGGAGATCTGCAAGATAGTCGATGGTCCTGTAAATGCCGAGGTGGTCAGTCTGGAAGCCGACGGCATGGTGGCCGAAGCAATGGAACTGGTCAAGATTGACGACAAGATCGTTATCAAGGTGCCGATGATCGTTGAAGGACTTAAGGCGGTGAAAAGGCTTGCGGCCGATGGCATAAAAACCAATGTCACCCTGATTTTCTCCTCCGCTCAGGCCCTGCTTGCCGCCAAGGCCGGGGCCAGTTATGTCTCGCCTTTTGTCGGCCGGCTCGACGATATCAGCCAGCAGGGCATGGATCTGGTCGGGGATATTATGACCGTGTATGAGAATTACGGCTATGAGAGCGAGGTTATCGTCGCCAGTGTGAGAAATCCTCTCCATGTCATGGATGCGGCAATGATGGGTGCGCATATAGCCACCATTCCCCTGAAGGTTATCGAACAGCTCGCCAAGCATCCTTTAACCGATAAGGGCATGGAGCAGTTTCTTGCCGATTGGGAGAAGCGCAAGAAGTAG
- a CDS encoding transglycosylase SLT domain-containing protein has product MREARYILLIMLLLAVTHRNGEAAMYRCTDERGKVKFTDTLESAACRPLTFSEPETVFSPGDGGHGSGPINIRAAKFEDIIHYYGVRYDIDPHLIRAVIRTESGFDPRAVSKKGAQGLMQLMPATARELKVLNPFDPRENIDGGTRYLRSMLNIFKQDLRLALAAYNAGPTLVRKLQSVPSIPETVQYVDRVLKYYGEYKNSTI; this is encoded by the coding sequence ATGAGAGAGGCGCGATACATCCTGCTTATAATGCTGCTGCTGGCTGTAACCCACCGCAACGGTGAGGCGGCGATGTATCGGTGCACCGACGAAAGAGGCAAGGTAAAATTTACCGATACTCTGGAGTCGGCGGCATGCCGCCCTCTCACGTTCAGTGAGCCGGAGACGGTTTTTTCCCCCGGAGATGGAGGGCACGGAAGCGGCCCGATAAACATTCGTGCCGCAAAATTCGAGGACATCATTCACTACTATGGTGTTCGCTATGATATCGATCCTCACCTGATTCGGGCGGTTATTCGCACCGAATCAGGATTTGACCCCAGAGCGGTATCAAAAAAGGGAGCTCAGGGCCTGATGCAGCTGATGCCTGCGACCGCCAGAGAACTCAAGGTGCTCAACCCCTTTGATCCCAGAGAGAACATCGACGGCGGCACCCGCTATCTCCGCTCCATGTTGAATATTTTCAAACAGGATCTGAGACTCGCCCTGGCCGCCTATAATGCCGGCCCGACTCTGGTAAGAAAGCTGCAGTCGGTCCCCAGTATCCCCGAGACCGTGCAGTATGTCGATCGCGTCCTCAAGTACTATGGCGAGTATAAAAACAGCACGATATAG
- a CDS encoding tyrosine-type recombinase/integrase gives MPKLTVLQIRNFKNPGRLGDGMGLFFELTNTGIKRWIYRYKINGKSGKYTIGRYPEISLEQARKAHMMARALVKQGQNPAKARRVTKLKNIAKEQVEKIDRSKSFENITLEWIEQQRERWSRDHTLAVLATLRNDVFVSFGSTPVDVITPPEVLKVLRKIEARGSLEIARKVLQRMNAVFRYAIQTGRATYNPAVDMQGVLKSKRVEHMPAVFDKDLAKLLKDIAINQNIHINTKLALQFTALTACRSGEVRNARWSEIDQKKEEFHIPAERMKMNRAHIVPLSKQALAVINRAEKLWGTDGLIFPSVRDQKKPMSDNAMSKALRDMGYKGIATPHGFRSSFSSMAYERSGFPSEVIEKSLAHEEKNKIKGAYNRAEYLEQRRQLMQWWGDLLQALEYGSSLSTDIR, from the coding sequence ATGCCGAAGCTTACAGTGTTGCAGATTAGAAATTTTAAAAACCCCGGTAGGTTAGGTGATGGTATGGGACTTTTTTTTGAACTAACCAATACAGGGATAAAGCGATGGATATACAGATATAAAATTAATGGTAAAAGCGGAAAGTACACCATTGGTCGATATCCTGAAATTTCTTTAGAGCAGGCACGCAAAGCACATATGATGGCCAGGGCACTTGTAAAGCAGGGACAAAATCCAGCTAAAGCGAGGCGAGTTACAAAGCTTAAGAACATCGCTAAAGAGCAGGTTGAAAAAATTGACAGATCAAAATCGTTCGAAAACATCACACTTGAATGGATTGAACAGCAGCGGGAAAGGTGGAGCAGAGATCATACCCTAGCAGTTCTAGCAACGTTGAGAAATGATGTTTTTGTTAGTTTTGGTAGTACTCCTGTAGATGTAATAACTCCACCTGAGGTATTAAAGGTTTTAAGAAAAATCGAAGCACGCGGTTCTCTCGAAATAGCCCGAAAAGTTTTGCAGCGGATGAATGCTGTATTTAGGTATGCCATACAGACGGGAAGAGCTACATATAACCCGGCAGTTGATATGCAGGGAGTATTGAAATCAAAGAGAGTAGAACATATGCCGGCGGTGTTTGATAAGGATCTAGCAAAGCTTCTTAAAGATATAGCTATTAACCAAAATATTCATATCAACACCAAATTGGCTCTTCAGTTTACTGCGCTTACTGCCTGTAGATCTGGAGAGGTAAGGAATGCAAGATGGTCAGAAATTGATCAGAAAAAAGAAGAATTTCATATACCGGCTGAGCGCATGAAAATGAATAGGGCGCATATTGTTCCTTTGTCAAAGCAAGCCCTTGCTGTCATTAATCGGGCCGAGAAGTTATGGGGTACAGATGGTTTAATTTTTCCAAGTGTGAGAGATCAAAAGAAACCAATGTCTGATAATGCAATGTCAAAAGCTCTACGAGATATGGGGTATAAAGGAATAGCGACACCACATGGTTTCAGATCCTCTTTTTCTTCTATGGCATATGAGAGATCCGGTTTCCCAAGTGAAGTTATTGAAAAAAGCCTTGCTCATGAAGAAAAGAACAAAATCAAAGGTGCTTATAACAGAGCTGAGTATTTAGAGCAAAGGCGTCAACTTATGCAGTGGTGGGGCGATCTGTTACAAGCTTTGGAATATGGATCAAGTTTATCGACTGACATAAGGTAA
- a CDS encoding helix-turn-helix transcriptional regulator, with product MNDQSTDQSKELSVSPDILNHPERMLRLPDVKAMTGYSTASIYAKMAEGTFPVALKIGSRAIAWRLGTILDFLKSRPLSKEG from the coding sequence ATGAACGATCAATCCACTGATCAATCGAAAGAACTTTCCGTTAGTCCTGACATCTTAAACCATCCAGAAAGAATGCTTCGACTACCAGATGTAAAGGCTATGACAGGTTATAGCACGGCATCTATATATGCGAAAATGGCTGAAGGGACATTTCCAGTTGCTCTAAAAATTGGGAGCAGAGCGATAGCGTGGCGTCTGGGAACAATTCTTGATTTTTTAAAAAGTCGTCCTTTGAGTAAGGAGGGCTGA
- a CDS encoding conserved phage C-terminal domain-containing protein — protein MKDAYYFPHDSNAKDDPKIVLLIEQLGLEGYGIYWVLIEILRDQPNYRYPLTLVPSIARRYVTTKEKIETVVINYGLFIIENDEFFLSPSLCRRMEVIDERRKRLSMAGKRGRAIQLQTPMGHPQAMSGPPPGSKGKKKKGKERKEKKEKKGTIVEQNITRPHIPYKKIVSFLNEKANRDFKHTTTATRIKIKARFNEGFTEEDFQTVIENRVERWAGESTMVQYLRPETLFGPKFESYLQAAAEDSKTIEQRGIHGQWDTTCQKTSQH, from the coding sequence ATGAAAGACGCGTATTATTTTCCCCATGATTCTAACGCAAAAGACGACCCCAAGATAGTGCTTTTGATTGAACAGCTCGGTCTAGAGGGTTATGGAATTTATTGGGTATTAATTGAAATACTTCGAGATCAACCTAACTATCGATACCCTTTAACTCTTGTTCCATCAATAGCCAGACGGTATGTAACTACAAAAGAAAAAATTGAGACGGTTGTTATTAATTATGGACTCTTTATCATCGAGAACGACGAGTTCTTTTTGTCTCCCTCCCTTTGCCGAAGAATGGAAGTTATAGACGAGCGAAGGAAGCGATTATCTATGGCTGGTAAGCGCGGAAGAGCGATACAATTACAAACACCTATGGGCCACCCCCAGGCCATGTCCGGGCCACCCCCGGGCAGTAAAGGAAAGAAAAAGAAAGGAAAAGAAAGAAAAGAAAAAAAAGAAAAAAAAGGCACTATTGTCGAGCAAAATATTACTCGACCACACATACCCTACAAAAAAATTGTTTCTTTTCTGAACGAGAAAGCCAACCGGGATTTTAAACACACCACCACCGCTACCAGAATAAAGATTAAAGCCCGTTTCAATGAAGGTTTTACAGAAGAGGACTTCCAAACCGTCATTGAAAACCGGGTGGAACGCTGGGCCGGTGAATCGACCATGGTGCAGTATCTACGCCCGGAAACACTTTTCGGACCGAAGTTTGAAAGCTATCTCCAGGCAGCGGCGGAAGATTCGAAAACTATTGAGCAGCGCGGAATTCATGGACAATGGGATACGACATGTCAGAAAACAAGCCAACATTAA
- a CDS encoding TIGR02391 family protein: protein MNIQFSGVEGITESCINAVLRHLQFGDHVSKVLILTYQSSHALVLYIEEEIIVVKAGFSSGYIGEGPKGFAVILSILKEHGTEIEEYDVGKKTIEKLNYSNLTQSELEKIINSKPVRPTRWFDYVYDFKDKGLNKDDLLKKFPFVIPYAIIDHRILDLAITFWDYPGDKILRGYRRLEDTLRKRCDIDEHGSKLFEKSFLGEKSVLYWPNLNKNEAANRANLFKATFGAFRNRRAHKEIEEDQISQLNEFIMLNHLFLLEAESIFRPEDRDPVVSVDSQKRTDH from the coding sequence ATGAATATTCAATTCTCAGGTGTAGAAGGAATAACAGAATCTTGCATAAATGCAGTTTTAAGGCATTTGCAATTCGGAGATCATGTATCAAAAGTTTTAATTTTAACCTATCAAAGCTCTCATGCTTTAGTTCTTTATATTGAAGAAGAAATTATAGTGGTCAAGGCTGGCTTTAGTTCAGGTTATATTGGTGAAGGTCCGAAAGGGTTCGCTGTTATTTTATCTATTCTTAAAGAGCATGGGACTGAAATTGAAGAGTATGATGTCGGGAAAAAGACAATTGAAAAATTAAATTATTCAAACCTTACACAATCAGAATTGGAAAAAATAATAAATTCTAAACCAGTTAGACCGACACGCTGGTTTGATTATGTTTATGATTTTAAAGATAAAGGTCTAAATAAAGATGATTTATTAAAAAAATTTCCTTTTGTTATTCCTTATGCAATCATTGATCATCGGATTCTTGATCTTGCAATTACCTTTTGGGACTACCCTGGTGACAAAATTCTTAGAGGTTATCGAAGACTTGAAGATACACTTCGAAAACGCTGTGATATTGACGAACATGGGAGCAAACTGTTTGAAAAATCATTCCTAGGTGAAAAATCTGTGTTGTATTGGCCTAATTTAAATAAAAATGAGGCAGCAAACCGCGCAAATTTATTCAAAGCAACCTTTGGCGCATTCCGAAATAGAAGAGCGCATAAAGAAATTGAGGAAGATCAAATAAGTCAACTGAATGAATTCATAATGTTGAATCACCTTTTTCTTTTAGAGGCTGAATCAATCTTCAGACCAGAAGATCGAGATCCGGTCGTTTCAGTAGACAGTCAGAAAAGAACCGATCATTAA